A region of the Deltaproteobacteria bacterium genome:
ACGCAAGCACAAGTCGTCGCCGCGCTAGATCAACAGGTGGTCGAAGCTGAGTCTGGGGTACGGCGGGCACTCGGTACCATTTTAGTAGAAAAAGATATTCTCGACACCGACAAGCTCAAAGTTAGCTTAGAAGTACTGGAAGCTCTGCGTAAGCAAGATATTCATTAAGTGCCCCGTCCTCCCTCGCTGTATTCTCCAAGCTCCAGGTTGAGTAAAACCTCTCTTTCAGACGATAATACTTTGAGCAGTGTGCTTAAAAGAGGCGATTCAGCCAAACTGGAATGATGTGCCTATGAACCCATTTGGTTGGTATACAAAATCGGTCGTCAAACACCCGTGGATAACCATCGTTCTCTTCACCGCGGGTACTCTACTTTTTGCTGCCGGTATTCCGAAAGTACAGCTCAATAACGACATTCAGCAATTCTTCCCACAAGGCGATACGCGGGTCGATGTACTCAATGAACACCGAGCAACTTTCGGACCAGATGACACCACCTTAACCATCGTCGTCGATTTGGGCGATAAGCCGTCCAAATCACTCCAAGCCCCCTGGCTGCTCTGGGTAGATGCAGTCGGTAAAGACCTTAGGCAAATTGAAGGAGTCACAGGTGTTGGATCCATCACCGAAACATCGATGCTTCATGGCAAAGATGGAGAGCTCATTATATCGCCCCTATTCGGTACTGAGTCTGTTTTCGATGAGACGTTTAACGAGCGTTTTGAGTACCTCTCTCAATCGCCGCTGACCCAGGGAAGATTTTTTAGTTCCACGATGAGTATGACATTGCTCACGGTCAAGCTCGACGAACGCTACCAAGATCCCAACATGCTTAAAGAACCCCTCGACGCCATTCAAAAAGTTGTCAATGGTCATCTCGGCAAGCATGGCGTCACCCAGGTCCACTTCGGAGGTATTCCCTTCATTCGCCATGCAACGCTGGGCCTCATGCAGAAAGATGTCCAGTGGCTTTTCCCAATATCTCTCCTGGTCATCTCTCTTCTCTTAATTGTCATATTTCGCAGGGTACCGATGGTCCTACTGCCTCTTGGCACCATCATGGTCGGGACGGTATGGACCGCTGGCACCATCGGCTGGCTTGGAATCTCGCTCACGCCCTTAAGCGCCCTTTTTCCCATGCTAATTTTAACTCTAGGCGTCGCTGACGCTGTGCACTTCCTCTGCCGCTTTGATTCGGAGCAGCAACAAGATCAGTCTCTCGAGAATTCCATCATCGCATCCGGTACCCATGTGGGTACTGCCTGTTTGCTCACAAGCTTTACCACTGCACTGGGCTTTGGCTCACTTCTAAGCACTCGAATGGATATCTTACAGAGCTTCGGACTGGTCGTCGCCATAGGCGTTGGCGCAACCTACATCACTGTGATGACCCTGCTTCCATGTGGCCTGCGCCTTCTTCCCTTTAGTTCTAGAGTTAAAAAAGAGTTTCATTCGAAGCAAATTGAAAACATATTGGCCTGGTCCTGTGACTCCATCCGATCTAAAAAAATAGCCGCTTTAGGCTTCGTGATGACAGTCTTGGTCGCCATCGCCGCCACGGGTGTCAAGGTTGACTATTTCGTTCTCAAGGAGTTGCCGCAGGCACACCCCGTGACCCAAACAGGGCATATCATGAACGACGAGTTCAGTGGCATGTCCTCCATCGAACTCAGCTTTATGGGTCCTCCCGGTATCTTCAAGACCCCTGCTGGCTTGAAAATACTCGAGAAGATAGA
Encoded here:
- a CDS encoding MMPL family transporter, giving the protein MNPFGWYTKSVVKHPWITIVLFTAGTLLFAAGIPKVQLNNDIQQFFPQGDTRVDVLNEHRATFGPDDTTLTIVVDLGDKPSKSLQAPWLLWVDAVGKDLRQIEGVTGVGSITETSMLHGKDGELIISPLFGTESVFDETFNERFEYLSQSPLTQGRFFSSTMSMTLLTVKLDERYQDPNMLKEPLDAIQKVVNGHLGKHGVTQVHFGGIPFIRHATLGLMQKDVQWLFPISLLVISLLLIVIFRRVPMVLLPLGTIMVGTVWTAGTIGWLGISLTPLSALFPMLILTLGVADAVHFLCRFDSEQQQDQSLENSIIASGTHVGTACLLTSFTTALGFGSLLSTRMDILQSFGLVVAIGVGATYITVMTLLPCGLRLLPFSSRVKKEFHSKQIENILAWSCDSIRSKKIAALGFVMTVLVAIAATGVKVDYFVLKELPQAHPVTQTGHIMNDEFSGMSSIELSFMGPPGIFKTPAGLKILEKIEQKCIEMGVHQPVSFAAVVKELNRHLGDGSFIPDSNQYIAQLLLLLEMGENFDTESYVSYDYDRARLFGSLPELGARKLYQLEKKLDAEIQAITKGTGLKVSITGAASVASLGFHSLLGELITGLAVALGVILLVIWAVYRSWRMALVSIVPNTFPLFLGLACFAILGEPLNFASAVIFTIVIGIAVDDTIHVLSRYQEELDNGVTGKQAVLTATRQSMNAILMTTVILVCGFLVLTFSDFPANRSFGLVGSGLIASALLADLFFLPALLRTFQSSGQAQETQQNIGGVQR